From a single Lolium rigidum isolate FL_2022 chromosome 7, APGP_CSIRO_Lrig_0.1, whole genome shotgun sequence genomic region:
- the LOC124669373 gene encoding COP1-interacting protein 7 isoform X3 — MEPNVPLDYALFQLSPRRSRCELVVSGSGRTEKIASGSVKPFFTHLRAAEEQAAAQPPQPAIRLQLDRRAAWFSKGTLERFVRFVSTPEVLEMANTFEAEMSQLEGARKIYAAQGVSSGGDAEASAAADITKKELLRAIDVRLSALKQDLVTSCARASSAGFNHDSVSELLLFADHFGANRLSEACNRYMSLCQRRPDINPQHASQAASSHWKSFEDGNLRDSCSSDMSIDEPQADHGGSSNKSVSGASVPHIDRLSNSQQSVEVPPGSSTEQHSKSTLQQAVDKQENETEAPPAPAKELSRRLSVQDRISMFENKQKEQTPTSGNSNSAGTAKVVPVKGEHRRVPSVASMDKLVRRFSSVSDMSIDLSQNDNGGCNDRSESGTPAGTPTSANQEANSSKVRADKDASGAKHPVTSQSWPFQKDGDTPKDSTTTSACSSSTFNTTSPYSLSAAVAEVPKKLTKSCLEDDMAITSSTESESSFDKEQRVNQGQGDARISEHVASNVSGRTRLITSPRTPEEGLPKHYDTLTSPSSEEHARTVDKEITSVAHEVPVTSEQVGQKGNRGSRLRSKEIHAEAVVVGKNDRSSRTIGKVSSSVDPKSKATSNSRSNFRGSSGRDGGPSTETEGHDASLRRKSLPRKVENVRRKAAVGSEILPPSDYSGRPGTNLSRQSSNAEQELSLLGGKIKPVNDGSAVTLEQTRVARPGKGNHDRHDELQMKANELEKLFAAHKLTTTRRGKSTDPQVDDTPRVSEPKPIKVLPEKIDRNQTATDSMTNNFDANELLKMVDKEGYNINSTPEKLAMLSLEESRGKFYDQYMQKRDAKLKEDWKMQKEEKEAILKAMHDSLERSKAEMRAKFSRSADLPDSAYVSRAQKIPPLQSAIRNKDQGVDSFFVEDEMNSDYLSGDGSSRSADSRKHFSNKVAYTQKTSIAPVHNHKHSSRTIRSSYANRRNPPDNPLAQSVPNFSDFRNESTKPSAGHNRATARAQPKSFSRSRSKIEESKSIMNEHQSRGSQSMRKNLNGSELRDTSSVNKDIYNWAPSGTTSSTHKSGAPKSFLRKGNGAHPIVGITGFRAPMFANVNDDDDDFPDQQEDSPDDAKDEEYESIEETLRESDFPADSDSETPKQSHDFGNSDDPGSENGDVSFPREAANTKFNAFAGNMHDLPGELPAPWSSRLPHLSPYTNDTSDGDAFVDSPTGSPSPWNSHSLDQITDADVSRMRKKWGSAQMPFSGSNASQQPRKDVTKGFKKLLKFGRKNRGADGLVNDWVSASTASECDDDMEDGRDLAIGSSDDFRKSRMGYLSSYDGFVENEVLTEQGMLQEPSLRSSIPNPTANFRLREDQLTGSRSFFSLPAFRSKGGDARLR, encoded by the exons ATGGAGCCCAACGTGCCGCTCGACTACGCGCTCTTCCAGCTCTCGCCCCGCCGCTCCAG GTGCGAGCTGGTGGTGTCGGGCagtgggcggacggagaagatcGCGTCGGGGTCGGTGAAGCCCTTCTTCACGCACCTGCGCGCGGcggaggagcaggcggcggccCAGCCGCCCCAGCCCGCCATCCGTCTGCAGCTGGACCGCCGCGCCGCATGGTTCAGCAAGGGCACCCTCGAGAG GTTCGTGCGCTTCGTCAGCACGCCGGAGGTGCTGGAGATGGCGAATACATTCGAGGCCGAAATGTCGCAGCTGGAAGGGGCTAGGAAGATTTACGCAGCACAG GGTGTTTCCTCGGGTGGAGATG CTGAAGCCTCAGCAGCAGCAGATATTACAAA GAAGGAGCTTCTTAGAGCGATTGATGTCCGTCTAAGTGCACTTAAACAAGACCTTGTCACGTCTTGTGCCCGGGCATCATCCGCAGGGTTCAACCATGACAGTGTCTCTGAGCTTCTCCTTTTTGCAGACCACTTTGGTGCCAACCGGTTGAG CGAAGCATGCAATAGATACATGTCACTTTGCCAGCGCCGTCCGGACATCAATCCTCAGCATGCATCACAAGCAGCTTCATCACACTGGAAGAGCTTCGAAGATGGGAATCTTCGTGACTCCTGCAGTTCAGACATGTCTATAGATGAGCCACAGGCTGATCATGGCGGATCCAGTAATAAATCTGTAAGTGGTGCTAGTGTCCCGCATATCGACAGATTAAGTAACAGCCAACAATCAGTAGAGGTTCCACCAGGATCTAGCACTGAACAGCACTCTAAGTCAACCCTTCAGCAGGCAGTAgataaacaagaaaatgaaacagAAGCCCCTCCTGCTCCTGCTAAAGAGCTTTCAAGGCGTTTGAGTGTGCAAGATAGGATAAGCATGTTTGAGAATAAGCAAAAGGAGCAGACTCCAACTTCTGGTAACAGCAACTCAGCAGGTACTGCTAAGGTGGTTCCAGTGAAAGGTGAGCACCGCAGGGTGCCTTCTGTTGCATCCATGGACAAGTTGGTAAGGAGGTTCAGCAGTGTCAGTGACATGAGCATTGATCTAAGTCAAAATGATAATGGTGGCTGTAATGACAGAAGTGAAAGTGGAACTCCTGCTGGGACACCAACATCTGCCAATCAGGAAGCCAATTCATCAAAAGTAAGAGCTGATAAGGATGCTAGTGGGGCTAAGCATCCAGTAACATCTCAGTCTTGGCCATTTCAAAAGGATGGTGACACACCCAAGGATTCTACTACTACAAGTGCTTGCTCCTCCTCAACTTTTAATACTACATCTCCATACTCCTTATCGGCCGCTGTTGCCGAGGTTCCTAAAAAACTGACTAAATCTTGTTTGGAAGATGACATGGCTATAACATCCAGCACTGAGAGTGAGTCATCCTTCGACAAGGAGCAGAGAGTTAATCAAGGTCAAGGCGACGCAAGGATATCAGAGCATGTTGCTTCAAATGTTTCTGGTCGAACCCGACTAATAACATCTCCAAGGACACCTGAGGAAGGTTTGCCAAAACATTATGATACTTTAACTAGCCCATCGTCAGAGGAACATGCGCGCACAGTAGATAAGGAAATCACTTCTGTTGCTCATGAGGTACCAGTTACAAGTGAACAGGTTGGACAGAAAGGTAACAGAGGTTCTCGCCTCCGTTCAAAAGAGATACACGCTGAAGCAGTTGTGGTCGGAAAGAATGATCGATCCTCTAGAACAATTGGGAAGGTGTCAAGTAGTGTTGATCCCAAATCAAAAGCCACGTCCAATTCCCGCAGCAATTTTAGGGGTTCATCTGGTAGGGATGGAGGTCCCTCCACAGAAACTGAAGGTCATGATGCTAGCTTGCGGCGGAAAAGTCTACCACGGAAGGTAGAAAATGTACGGAGAAAGGCTGCAGTTGGGTCTGAAATACTTCCTCCATCAGATTATTCTGGTCGCCCAGGAACAAACTTGAGCAGACAATCATCTAATGCTGAGCAGGAGTTGAGTTTGCTAGGAGGTAAAATTAAACCAGTAAATGATGGAAGTGCTGTTACCTTGGAGCAGACCAGGGTGGCGAGACCAGGGAAGGGGAATCATGATCGGCATGATGAACTTCAAATGAAGGCTAATGAGTTGGAGAAACTATTTGCTGCACACAAGCTAACCACCACTAGGAGAGGAAAGTCTACGGATCCGCAGGTTGATGACACACCTAGGGTAAGTGAGCCAAAGCCTATAAAGGTTCTTCCAGAGAAGATTGACAGGAACCAAACTGCGACGGATAGTATGACTAATAACTTTGATGCCAACGAGCTTCTGAAGATGGTGGATAAGGAAGGGTATAACATCAATAGCACACCAGAGAAACTTGCCATGCTTAGCTTGGAAGAGTCAAGAGGGAAGTTTTATGATCAATATATGCAGAAGAGGGATGCAAAACTAAAGGAGGATTGGAAGATGCAGAAAGAAGAGAAGGAAGCAATACTAAAGGCAATGCATGACAGCCTAGAACGGAGCAAGGCTGAGATGCGGGCCAAATTCTCTCGGTCTGCAGATCTCCCTGACTCTGCATATGTTTCTCGTGCTCAGAAGATTCCTCCGTTGCAATCAGCTATACGAAATAAGGATCAG GGTGTAGATTCTTTCTTTGTAGAAGATGAAATGAATAGTGACTACCTATCTGGCGATGGTTCTTCCAGGAGTGCCGATTCCAGGAAGCATTTTTCAAACAAAGTTGCTTACACACAAAAGACATCCATTGCTCCTGTCCATAACCATAAGCATTCGTCAAGGACTATAAGATCTAGTTATGCAAATCGCAGAAATCCACCAGACAATCCTCTTGCACAATCAGTTCCCAATTTCTCTGACTTCAGAAACGAAAGTACAAAGCCATCAGCTGGTCATAATAGAGCTACTGCAAGGGCTCAGCCAAAAAGTTTTTCCCGTAGTAGGAGTAAAATTGAAGAGTCAAAGAGTATTATGAATGAACATCAATCAAGGGGGTCACAGTCTATGCGGAAAAACTTAAATGGTAGTGAATTAAGGGACACATCATCAGTGAACAAGGATATATACAACTGGGCTCCCTCGGGAACTACTAGTAGCACCCATAAATCTGGTGCACCAAAGTCTTTTCTTCGGAAAGGCAATGGGGCTCACCCTATTGTCGGTATAACCGGATTCCGTGCACCGATGTTTGCAAATgtcaatgatgatgatgacgattttCCAGATCAGCAAGAGGATTCCCCAGATGATGCCAAAGATGAAGAATACGAAAGCATTGAAGAGACTCTTAGGGAAAGTGATTTTCCTGCTGATTCAGACAGTGAGACCCCAAAACAAAGTCATGATTTTGGAAATTCAGATGACCCAGGATCAGAAAATGGCGATGTTTCTTTTCCAAGGGAAGCAGCCAATACCAAATTCAATGCGTTTGCAGGAAACATGCATGACTTACCTGGCGAATTACCAGCTCCCTGGAGCTCGCGCCTTCCACATCTATCGCCTTACACAAATGATACCTCAGATGGTGATGCTTTTGTCGATTCACCAACTGGAAGTCCATCACCATGGAATTCTCATTCGCTAGATCAAATAACAGATGCTGATGTTTCCCGGATGAGAAAAAAGTGGGGCAGTGCTCAGATGCCTTTTAGTGGTTCTAATGCATCTCAACAGCCACGCAAAGATGTTACAAAAGGGTTTAAGAAACTATTGAAATTTGGGAGGAAGAATAGGGGTGCTGATGGTTTAGTAAACGATTGGGTTTCTGCTTCAACTGCCTCGGAATgtgatgatgatatggaagatgGCCGGGATCTGGCCATAGGATCTTCTGATGATTTCAGGAAGTCAAGAATGGGCTATCTTTCTTCGTATGATGGTTTTGTTGAGAACGAAGTTCTCACCGAACAAGGTATGCTTCAAG AACCATCGTTACGTAGCTCCATTCCAAACCCCACTGCAAATTTCAGACTGAGGGAGGATCAACTAACAG GATCACGTTCATTCTTCTCCCTCCCTGCATTCCGAAGCAAAGGAGGCGATGCTAGGCTAAGGTGA
- the LOC124669373 gene encoding COP1-interacting protein 7 isoform X1: MEPNVPLDYALFQLSPRRSRCELVVSGSGRTEKIASGSVKPFFTHLRAAEEQAAAQPPQPAIRLQLDRRAAWFSKGTLERFVRFVSTPEVLEMANTFEAEMSQLEGARKIYAAQGVSSGGDAEASAAADITKKELLRAIDVRLSALKQDLVTSCARASSAGFNHDSVSELLLFADHFGANRLSEACNRYMSLCQRRPDINPQHASQAASSHWKSFEDGNLRDSCSSDMSIDEPQADHGGSSNKSVSGASVPHIDRLSNSQQSVEVPPGSSTEQHSKSTLQQAVDKQENETEAPPAPAKELSRRLSVQDRISMFENKQKEQTPTSGNSNSAGTAKVVPVKGEHRRVPSVASMDKLVRRFSSVSDMSIDLSQNDNGGCNDRSESGTPAGTPTSANQEANSSKVRADKDASGAKHPVTSQSWPFQKDGDTPKDSTTTSACSSSTFNTTSPYSLSAAVAEVPKKLTKSCLEDDMAITSSTESESSFDKEQRVNQGQGDARISEHVASNVSGRTRLITSPRTPEEGLPKHYDTLTSPSSEEHARTVDKEITSVAHEVPVTSEQVGQKGNRGSRLRSKEIHAEAVVVGKNDRSSRTIGKVSSSVDPKSKATSNSRSNFRGSSGRDGGPSTETEGHDASLRRKSLPRKVENVRRKAAVGSEILPPSDYSGRPGTNLSRQSSNAEQELSLLGGKIKPVNDGSAVTLEQTRVARPGKGNHDRHDELQMKANELEKLFAAHKLTTTRRGKSTDPQVDDTPRVSEPKPIKVLPEKIDRNQTATDSMTNNFDANELLKMVDKEGYNINSTPEKLAMLSLEESRGKFYDQYMQKRDAKLKEDWKMQKEEKEAILKAMHDSLERSKAEMRAKFSRSADLPDSAYVSRAQKIPPLQSAIRNKDQGVDSFFVEDEMNSDYLSGDGSSRSADSRKHFSNKVAYTQKTSIAPVHNHKHSSRTIRSSYANRRNPPDNPLAQSVPNFSDFRNESTKPSAGHNRATARAQPKSFSRSRSKIEESKSIMNEHQSRGSQSMRKNLNGSELRDTSSVNKDIYNWAPSGTTSSTHKSGAPKSFLRKGNGAHPIVGITGFRAPMFANVNDDDDDFPDQQEDSPDDAKDEEYESIEETLRESDFPADSDSETPKQSHDFGNSDDPGSENGDVSFPREAANTKFNAFAGNMHDLPGELPAPWSSRLPHLSPYTNDTSDGDAFVDSPTGSPSPWNSHSLDQITDADVSRMRKKWGSAQMPFSGSNASQQPRKDVTKGFKKLLKFGRKNRGADGLVNDWVSASTASECDDDMEDGRDLAIGSSDDFRKSRMGYLSSYDGFVENEVLTEQGMLQEPSLRSSIPNPTANFRLREDQLTGSPIKGSRSFFSLPAFRSKGGDARLR, translated from the exons ATGGAGCCCAACGTGCCGCTCGACTACGCGCTCTTCCAGCTCTCGCCCCGCCGCTCCAG GTGCGAGCTGGTGGTGTCGGGCagtgggcggacggagaagatcGCGTCGGGGTCGGTGAAGCCCTTCTTCACGCACCTGCGCGCGGcggaggagcaggcggcggccCAGCCGCCCCAGCCCGCCATCCGTCTGCAGCTGGACCGCCGCGCCGCATGGTTCAGCAAGGGCACCCTCGAGAG GTTCGTGCGCTTCGTCAGCACGCCGGAGGTGCTGGAGATGGCGAATACATTCGAGGCCGAAATGTCGCAGCTGGAAGGGGCTAGGAAGATTTACGCAGCACAG GGTGTTTCCTCGGGTGGAGATG CTGAAGCCTCAGCAGCAGCAGATATTACAAA GAAGGAGCTTCTTAGAGCGATTGATGTCCGTCTAAGTGCACTTAAACAAGACCTTGTCACGTCTTGTGCCCGGGCATCATCCGCAGGGTTCAACCATGACAGTGTCTCTGAGCTTCTCCTTTTTGCAGACCACTTTGGTGCCAACCGGTTGAG CGAAGCATGCAATAGATACATGTCACTTTGCCAGCGCCGTCCGGACATCAATCCTCAGCATGCATCACAAGCAGCTTCATCACACTGGAAGAGCTTCGAAGATGGGAATCTTCGTGACTCCTGCAGTTCAGACATGTCTATAGATGAGCCACAGGCTGATCATGGCGGATCCAGTAATAAATCTGTAAGTGGTGCTAGTGTCCCGCATATCGACAGATTAAGTAACAGCCAACAATCAGTAGAGGTTCCACCAGGATCTAGCACTGAACAGCACTCTAAGTCAACCCTTCAGCAGGCAGTAgataaacaagaaaatgaaacagAAGCCCCTCCTGCTCCTGCTAAAGAGCTTTCAAGGCGTTTGAGTGTGCAAGATAGGATAAGCATGTTTGAGAATAAGCAAAAGGAGCAGACTCCAACTTCTGGTAACAGCAACTCAGCAGGTACTGCTAAGGTGGTTCCAGTGAAAGGTGAGCACCGCAGGGTGCCTTCTGTTGCATCCATGGACAAGTTGGTAAGGAGGTTCAGCAGTGTCAGTGACATGAGCATTGATCTAAGTCAAAATGATAATGGTGGCTGTAATGACAGAAGTGAAAGTGGAACTCCTGCTGGGACACCAACATCTGCCAATCAGGAAGCCAATTCATCAAAAGTAAGAGCTGATAAGGATGCTAGTGGGGCTAAGCATCCAGTAACATCTCAGTCTTGGCCATTTCAAAAGGATGGTGACACACCCAAGGATTCTACTACTACAAGTGCTTGCTCCTCCTCAACTTTTAATACTACATCTCCATACTCCTTATCGGCCGCTGTTGCCGAGGTTCCTAAAAAACTGACTAAATCTTGTTTGGAAGATGACATGGCTATAACATCCAGCACTGAGAGTGAGTCATCCTTCGACAAGGAGCAGAGAGTTAATCAAGGTCAAGGCGACGCAAGGATATCAGAGCATGTTGCTTCAAATGTTTCTGGTCGAACCCGACTAATAACATCTCCAAGGACACCTGAGGAAGGTTTGCCAAAACATTATGATACTTTAACTAGCCCATCGTCAGAGGAACATGCGCGCACAGTAGATAAGGAAATCACTTCTGTTGCTCATGAGGTACCAGTTACAAGTGAACAGGTTGGACAGAAAGGTAACAGAGGTTCTCGCCTCCGTTCAAAAGAGATACACGCTGAAGCAGTTGTGGTCGGAAAGAATGATCGATCCTCTAGAACAATTGGGAAGGTGTCAAGTAGTGTTGATCCCAAATCAAAAGCCACGTCCAATTCCCGCAGCAATTTTAGGGGTTCATCTGGTAGGGATGGAGGTCCCTCCACAGAAACTGAAGGTCATGATGCTAGCTTGCGGCGGAAAAGTCTACCACGGAAGGTAGAAAATGTACGGAGAAAGGCTGCAGTTGGGTCTGAAATACTTCCTCCATCAGATTATTCTGGTCGCCCAGGAACAAACTTGAGCAGACAATCATCTAATGCTGAGCAGGAGTTGAGTTTGCTAGGAGGTAAAATTAAACCAGTAAATGATGGAAGTGCTGTTACCTTGGAGCAGACCAGGGTGGCGAGACCAGGGAAGGGGAATCATGATCGGCATGATGAACTTCAAATGAAGGCTAATGAGTTGGAGAAACTATTTGCTGCACACAAGCTAACCACCACTAGGAGAGGAAAGTCTACGGATCCGCAGGTTGATGACACACCTAGGGTAAGTGAGCCAAAGCCTATAAAGGTTCTTCCAGAGAAGATTGACAGGAACCAAACTGCGACGGATAGTATGACTAATAACTTTGATGCCAACGAGCTTCTGAAGATGGTGGATAAGGAAGGGTATAACATCAATAGCACACCAGAGAAACTTGCCATGCTTAGCTTGGAAGAGTCAAGAGGGAAGTTTTATGATCAATATATGCAGAAGAGGGATGCAAAACTAAAGGAGGATTGGAAGATGCAGAAAGAAGAGAAGGAAGCAATACTAAAGGCAATGCATGACAGCCTAGAACGGAGCAAGGCTGAGATGCGGGCCAAATTCTCTCGGTCTGCAGATCTCCCTGACTCTGCATATGTTTCTCGTGCTCAGAAGATTCCTCCGTTGCAATCAGCTATACGAAATAAGGATCAG GGTGTAGATTCTTTCTTTGTAGAAGATGAAATGAATAGTGACTACCTATCTGGCGATGGTTCTTCCAGGAGTGCCGATTCCAGGAAGCATTTTTCAAACAAAGTTGCTTACACACAAAAGACATCCATTGCTCCTGTCCATAACCATAAGCATTCGTCAAGGACTATAAGATCTAGTTATGCAAATCGCAGAAATCCACCAGACAATCCTCTTGCACAATCAGTTCCCAATTTCTCTGACTTCAGAAACGAAAGTACAAAGCCATCAGCTGGTCATAATAGAGCTACTGCAAGGGCTCAGCCAAAAAGTTTTTCCCGTAGTAGGAGTAAAATTGAAGAGTCAAAGAGTATTATGAATGAACATCAATCAAGGGGGTCACAGTCTATGCGGAAAAACTTAAATGGTAGTGAATTAAGGGACACATCATCAGTGAACAAGGATATATACAACTGGGCTCCCTCGGGAACTACTAGTAGCACCCATAAATCTGGTGCACCAAAGTCTTTTCTTCGGAAAGGCAATGGGGCTCACCCTATTGTCGGTATAACCGGATTCCGTGCACCGATGTTTGCAAATgtcaatgatgatgatgacgattttCCAGATCAGCAAGAGGATTCCCCAGATGATGCCAAAGATGAAGAATACGAAAGCATTGAAGAGACTCTTAGGGAAAGTGATTTTCCTGCTGATTCAGACAGTGAGACCCCAAAACAAAGTCATGATTTTGGAAATTCAGATGACCCAGGATCAGAAAATGGCGATGTTTCTTTTCCAAGGGAAGCAGCCAATACCAAATTCAATGCGTTTGCAGGAAACATGCATGACTTACCTGGCGAATTACCAGCTCCCTGGAGCTCGCGCCTTCCACATCTATCGCCTTACACAAATGATACCTCAGATGGTGATGCTTTTGTCGATTCACCAACTGGAAGTCCATCACCATGGAATTCTCATTCGCTAGATCAAATAACAGATGCTGATGTTTCCCGGATGAGAAAAAAGTGGGGCAGTGCTCAGATGCCTTTTAGTGGTTCTAATGCATCTCAACAGCCACGCAAAGATGTTACAAAAGGGTTTAAGAAACTATTGAAATTTGGGAGGAAGAATAGGGGTGCTGATGGTTTAGTAAACGATTGGGTTTCTGCTTCAACTGCCTCGGAATgtgatgatgatatggaagatgGCCGGGATCTGGCCATAGGATCTTCTGATGATTTCAGGAAGTCAAGAATGGGCTATCTTTCTTCGTATGATGGTTTTGTTGAGAACGAAGTTCTCACCGAACAAGGTATGCTTCAAG AACCATCGTTACGTAGCTCCATTCCAAACCCCACTGCAAATTTCAGACTGAGGGAGGATCAACTAACAGGTAGCCCAATTAAAG GATCACGTTCATTCTTCTCCCTCCCTGCATTCCGAAGCAAAGGAGGCGATGCTAGGCTAAGGTGA